The following are encoded together in the Ranitomeya imitator isolate aRanImi1 chromosome 4, aRanImi1.pri, whole genome shotgun sequence genome:
- the LOC138674902 gene encoding DNA-directed RNA polymerase II subunit RPB1-like: MSPRSPEYHRDPLNITEITRNITEITQVLLRSPEMSPRSQEISPEYHRDHRKDHRKYHRDQPNITEITGNITEINRISPRSPEISPRSTEYHRDHPKCHLDHQKYHRDQPNITEITGNITEINRISPRSPEISPRSTEYHRDQPNITEITGNITEINRILPRSPKITRNITSTPQISQRSTKLIINNPQISLRTPEISPTSPKHHQDYPKYHQHPQISQRSPKYHQDPPNITEITGNITEIPRNITEIPQDYP; the protein is encoded by the coding sequence ATGTCACCTAGATCACCGGAATATCACCGAGATCCCCTGAATATCACTGAGATCACCCGAAATATCACAGAGATCACCCAAGTATTACTGAGATCCCCCGAAATGTCACCGAGATCCCAAGAAATATCACCTGAATATCACCGAGATCACCGGAAAGATCACCGGAAATATCACCGAGATCAACCAAATATCACCGAGATCACCGGAAATATCACCGAGATCAACCGAATATCACCGAGATCACCGGAAATATCACCGAGATCAACCGAATATCACCGAGATCACCCGAAATGTCACCTAGATCACCAGAAATATCACCGAGATCAACCGAATATCACCGAGATCACCGGAAATATCACCGAGATCAACCGAATATCACCGAGATCACCGGAAATATCACCGAGATCAACCGAATATCACCGAGATCAACCAAATATCACCGAGATCACCGGAAATATCACAGAGATCAACCGAATATTACCGAGATCCCCCAAAATTACCCGAAATATCACCAGCACCCCCCAAATATCACAGAGATCAACCAAACTAATCATCAACAACCCCCAAATATCACTCagaacacctgaaatatcaccaacATCCCCCAAACATCACCAAGATTACCCAAAATATCACCAACACCCCCAAATATCACAGAGATCACCCAAATATCACCAAGATCCCCCGAATATCACTGAGATCACTGGAAATATCACCGAGATCCCCCGAAATATCACCGAGATCCCACAAGATTACCCATAG